In Streptomyces sp. DG2A-72, one genomic interval encodes:
- a CDS encoding acyltransferase, with translation MRKGAARVDAATPADRDRAVDALRAFAILGIVLGHWLVTALVADGGSLRTASPLQHMPWLAPISWAFQTLAVFFLVGGHVATRGYTSARACGTTYGQWLTARVSRLFKPVAAVLTLWTVAAVALLLTGAEFETVRTLVKLALSPLWFLVVFAALTAATPLLTRLNPLWPLAVVLHVDLLRFGLGGPSWLGWVNVAAGWLVPYTLGAAWTRGELDRRRAGWILLTGGATATAALIAWAGYPASMVGVPGAGISNLNPPTLAAVTFGLAQCGLALLLRDQLRRTMRRPLAWAAVALVNLSAMTIFLWHQTALMATTATTLLAGHLPGLHTRPDNLTWIAYRCAWLPLFALALTACWTAFRTYEQSSGRRPPRPSRVIRSHPHPRTPQTKAPHRA, from the coding sequence GCGGAAGGGCGCCGCCCGAGTCGACGCCGCGACTCCCGCGGACCGGGACCGCGCGGTCGACGCCCTGCGCGCCTTCGCGATCCTCGGCATAGTGCTCGGCCACTGGCTGGTGACGGCCCTGGTCGCGGACGGCGGCTCGCTGCGTACCGCCAGCCCGCTGCAGCACATGCCCTGGCTGGCCCCGATCTCCTGGGCCTTTCAGACGCTCGCCGTGTTCTTCCTGGTCGGCGGCCATGTGGCGACCCGTGGCTACACCTCGGCACGCGCCTGCGGCACGACATACGGACAGTGGCTGACCGCCCGAGTCTCCCGGCTGTTCAAACCGGTGGCGGCCGTCCTCACCCTGTGGACGGTGGCCGCGGTCGCCCTCCTCCTGACGGGCGCGGAGTTCGAGACGGTCCGCACATTGGTCAAGCTGGCCCTGTCCCCCCTGTGGTTCCTGGTGGTCTTCGCCGCGCTGACGGCGGCGACACCACTGCTGACCCGGCTCAACCCGCTCTGGCCGCTGGCCGTCGTCCTCCATGTGGACCTACTGCGCTTCGGCCTGGGCGGCCCGTCCTGGCTCGGCTGGGTGAACGTGGCGGCGGGCTGGCTCGTCCCGTACACCCTGGGCGCCGCCTGGACCCGAGGCGAGCTGGACCGTCGCCGCGCCGGCTGGATCCTCCTCACCGGCGGCGCGACGGCGACGGCGGCGCTCATCGCCTGGGCGGGCTATCCGGCGTCGATGGTGGGCGTACCGGGAGCCGGCATCTCGAACCTCAACCCGCCGACCCTGGCCGCCGTCACCTTCGGCCTGGCCCAGTGCGGTCTGGCCCTGCTCCTGCGCGACCAGCTGCGCCGCACGATGCGCCGCCCCCTGGCCTGGGCAGCCGTAGCCCTGGTCAACCTCTCCGCCATGACGATCTTCCTCTGGCACCAGACGGCCCTCATGGCAACCACCGCCACGACCCTCCTGGCCGGTCACCTCCCCGGCCTCCACACCCGCCCCGACAACCTGACCTGGATCGCCTACCGCTGCGCCTGGCTCCCCCTCTTCGCCCTGGCCCTGACGGCTTGCTGGACGGCGTTCCGCACGTACGAACAGTCCTCGGGCCGCCGCCCACCCCGCCCGTCCCGAGTGATCCGTTCCCACCCCCACCCCCGGACCCCGCAAACAAAGGCCCCTCACCGTGCCTAG
- a CDS encoding sensor histidine kinase, whose product MPKYRWLRWLTYLLVFWIALGISLAGGSEISSDYDLSTGQGLVAGLAQGSALMLALWLPAPAWALSLAATVTTALTVRPHLAETTGPDPSWPWSTPAVLAHSVVFLLLALRVPARKVIAALVVTGLATVVLQVGIDATGYSGTGTVAIALFAVAVVVGIALRGRREARTRLVEQETITAEERARRTLLEERSRIARELHDVVAHHMSVISIQAQVAPHLVEDPSEELKENLDGIRQNALEALTELRRVLGVLRSENPDDPYGLGEPGTGSAPQSPQPTLDRLDALIENTRAAGLRVATDIRGTAPPYPPGVELSAYRIIQEALSNALRHAPGSAVRVEITHFPRGLYLGVINSRPERPVPPSPGTGHGLLGMRERATMLGGHLTATPTLHGGFSVSAFLPRDGTADPDDTEPVEPDGSVTPVFGPGVFEIEAPRPTTGEENP is encoded by the coding sequence CTGCCCAAGTACCGCTGGCTGCGCTGGCTGACCTACCTCCTCGTCTTCTGGATCGCCCTGGGCATCTCCCTGGCGGGCGGCAGCGAAATCAGCAGCGACTACGACCTGTCCACGGGACAGGGACTGGTGGCCGGTCTCGCGCAAGGCAGCGCGCTCATGCTGGCCTTGTGGCTCCCGGCCCCCGCCTGGGCCCTGTCCCTCGCCGCCACCGTCACCACCGCCCTGACCGTCCGCCCGCACCTGGCGGAGACCACAGGCCCTGACCCCAGCTGGCCGTGGAGCACACCCGCTGTCCTCGCCCACTCCGTCGTGTTCCTCCTGCTCGCTCTGCGCGTGCCCGCGCGCAAGGTGATCGCGGCCCTGGTGGTGACGGGCCTGGCAACAGTCGTTCTCCAGGTGGGCATCGATGCGACCGGGTACTCCGGCACGGGCACAGTGGCGATCGCGCTCTTCGCCGTGGCCGTCGTGGTCGGCATCGCGCTGCGCGGCAGGCGCGAGGCCCGCACCCGACTCGTGGAGCAGGAGACGATCACCGCGGAGGAGCGGGCCCGCCGCACGCTGCTGGAGGAGCGCAGCCGGATCGCCCGTGAACTGCACGACGTGGTCGCCCACCACATGTCGGTGATCTCCATCCAGGCCCAGGTCGCCCCGCACCTCGTCGAGGACCCGTCCGAGGAGCTGAAGGAGAACCTCGACGGCATCCGGCAGAACGCCCTGGAGGCCCTCACCGAACTCCGCCGAGTCCTGGGCGTCCTGCGCTCCGAGAACCCCGACGACCCCTACGGCCTGGGCGAACCCGGCACCGGCTCCGCCCCGCAGTCCCCCCAGCCCACGCTCGACCGCCTGGACGCCCTGATCGAGAACACACGTGCCGCCGGACTGAGGGTCGCCACCGACATCAGGGGCACGGCTCCTCCGTATCCTCCGGGCGTGGAACTGTCGGCGTACCGGATCATCCAGGAGGCGCTGAGCAACGCACTGCGGCACGCCCCGGGCTCGGCGGTGCGCGTCGAGATCACCCATTTCCCCCGCGGTCTGTACCTCGGTGTGATCAACTCCCGTCCGGAGCGCCCGGTCCCGCCCTCACCGGGTACGGGCCACGGCTTGCTCGGCATGCGTGAGCGCGCCACGATGCTCGGCGGCCACCTCACCGCCACCCCGACCCTGCACGGCGGCTTCTCGGTCTCGGCGTTCCTCCCGAGAG